One stretch of Saccharopolyspora erythraea DNA includes these proteins:
- a CDS encoding aldose 1-epimerase family protein: MWYLDDQSPERLRQYVGSPAQVAGIDRFCEEDGPARGARRYQVRTGSGLVFDVLPDRGLDIGAASFRGVPLAWISPAGHVGPGHVEHGGTGWQRTFGGGLLTTCGLDQFGAPATDDGQEFGLHGRASGLAAQQVNTVADGRLEVTGRLRQTRLFGENIVLDRAITTELGSRAVTVTDTVTNEGFQPQPHMVLYHMNLGWPLLDGASVLRIPGAEPVARDAEAERGLDAWDTFTAPSPGFAEQVFRHDFAEAGPAEARLLNPDLGLSLAIRFDTRRLPGLFQWKMLGAGTYVLGIEPANCRVIGGRAEARAAGELPVLEPGESRSYAVEVEVAEA, encoded by the coding sequence GTGTGGTACTTGGACGACCAGTCACCCGAGCGGTTGCGGCAGTACGTGGGATCACCGGCCCAGGTGGCCGGCATCGACCGGTTCTGCGAGGAGGACGGACCGGCCAGAGGCGCCCGCCGATACCAGGTGCGCACCGGGTCGGGCCTGGTGTTCGACGTGCTGCCGGACCGCGGCCTCGACATCGGGGCGGCGAGCTTCCGGGGTGTGCCGCTGGCCTGGATCTCCCCCGCCGGACACGTCGGGCCCGGGCACGTCGAGCACGGGGGCACCGGCTGGCAACGCACCTTCGGCGGAGGACTGCTCACCACCTGCGGCCTCGACCAGTTCGGCGCTCCCGCCACCGACGACGGCCAGGAGTTCGGACTGCACGGCAGGGCGAGCGGACTCGCCGCCCAGCAGGTCAACACCGTGGCCGACGGGCGGCTGGAGGTCACCGGCAGGCTCCGGCAGACCCGGCTGTTCGGCGAGAACATCGTGCTGGACCGCGCCATCACCACTGAACTGGGTTCGCGCGCGGTCACCGTCACCGACACCGTGACCAACGAGGGCTTCCAGCCGCAGCCGCACATGGTGCTCTACCACATGAACCTCGGCTGGCCGCTGCTCGACGGGGCCAGCGTCCTTCGCATCCCCGGAGCCGAACCGGTCGCGCGCGACGCCGAGGCCGAGCGCGGGCTCGACGCCTGGGACACCTTCACCGCGCCCAGCCCGGGTTTCGCCGAACAGGTCTTCCGCCACGACTTCGCCGAGGCCGGACCGGCAGAGGCGCGGCTGCTCAACCCGGATCTGGGACTGTCGCTGGCCATCCGCTTCGACACCAGGCGGCTTCCCGGGCTGTTCCAGTGGAAGATGCTCGGTGCCGGGACCTACGTGCTCGGAATCGAGCCCGCCAACTGCCGGGTGATCGGTGGCCGCGCCGAGGCCCGCGCCGCGGGCGAGCTGCCGGTGCTGGAGCCGGGCGAGTCGCGTTCCTATGCCGTCGAGGTCGAGGTGGCAGAAGCCTGA
- a CDS encoding amidohydrolase, with amino-acid sequence MRNSPSRSGDGGPAELAFVGGPVATMDSARSGTDAVAVRGGRIVALGGPDVRARIATSTEVVDLRGRLLLPGFHDAHVHPVYGGLQRLRCDLTDSADAQDCLRRIGEYARSRPDTEWVLGGGWDMGQFPGGTPSREALDAVTGDRPAYLVNRDHHGAWVNSAALRLAGVDRDTPDPRDGRVERDRDGGPAGTLHEGATALVSRVVPATTEQQYREGLLEGQRVLHSLGVTSWHDAIIGPYLGYADTLGTYVDLDRRGLLTARVRGALWWDRDRDESQIPELLARREQARGERFRAEAVKIMQDGVCENLTAAMLLPYVGGHGSGLSYLTQDALSRAVRLLDAEGFQLHFHAVGDRAIRDTLDAVEAARAVNGMNDLRHQIAHVQVVQPSDVPRFHELGVAATIQAMWAVNDAAMTELTVPHLGHRRAGWQYPFRSLRAAGAVLAAGSDWPVSDASPMRAVHVAVNRREPGDDDPFLPAQGLDLVDALAAYTAGSAWVNHVEHEVGTIELGKAADLVVLEDDPFSLPADEIGLCGVDMTVVDGRIV; translated from the coding sequence ATGCGCAACAGTCCATCGCGAAGTGGTGACGGCGGGCCCGCGGAGCTGGCCTTCGTGGGCGGTCCGGTGGCCACAATGGACTCCGCCCGGTCCGGCACCGACGCGGTCGCGGTGCGCGGCGGACGGATCGTGGCGCTCGGTGGGCCGGACGTGCGCGCCCGGATCGCGACTTCCACCGAGGTCGTGGACCTGCGCGGGCGGCTGCTGCTGCCGGGGTTCCACGACGCGCACGTGCACCCCGTCTACGGCGGGCTCCAGCGGTTGCGCTGCGACCTGACCGATAGTGCCGACGCGCAGGACTGCTTGCGGCGGATCGGCGAATACGCGCGGTCGCGCCCCGACACCGAGTGGGTGCTGGGCGGCGGCTGGGACATGGGGCAGTTCCCCGGCGGCACGCCCTCGCGCGAGGCGCTCGACGCGGTGACCGGAGATCGTCCGGCGTACCTGGTCAACCGCGACCACCACGGAGCCTGGGTGAACAGCGCGGCGCTGCGGCTGGCCGGCGTCGACCGCGACACGCCGGATCCGCGGGACGGCCGGGTGGAACGCGACCGCGACGGCGGTCCGGCCGGTACGTTGCACGAAGGTGCCACGGCGCTGGTCTCCCGCGTCGTGCCCGCGACCACCGAGCAGCAGTACCGGGAGGGGTTGCTCGAAGGGCAGCGGGTGCTGCACTCGCTCGGCGTGACGAGCTGGCACGACGCCATCATCGGCCCCTACCTCGGCTATGCCGACACGCTCGGGACCTACGTGGACCTGGACCGGCGGGGGCTGCTCACCGCCCGCGTCCGCGGCGCGCTGTGGTGGGACCGCGATCGCGACGAGTCGCAGATCCCCGAACTGCTCGCGCGGCGGGAGCAGGCACGCGGCGAGCGCTTCCGGGCCGAGGCGGTCAAGATCATGCAGGACGGTGTCTGCGAGAACCTGACCGCCGCGATGCTGCTGCCCTACGTCGGCGGCCACGGCAGCGGACTGTCCTACCTGACGCAGGACGCGCTGTCGCGCGCAGTGCGGCTGCTCGACGCCGAGGGTTTCCAGCTGCACTTCCACGCGGTCGGCGACCGGGCCATCCGCGACACGCTGGACGCGGTGGAGGCGGCGCGTGCCGTCAACGGCATGAACGACCTGCGCCACCAGATCGCGCACGTGCAAGTGGTGCAGCCCAGCGACGTGCCGCGCTTCCACGAGCTCGGCGTGGCCGCCACGATCCAGGCGATGTGGGCGGTCAACGACGCGGCGATGACCGAGCTGACAGTGCCGCACCTGGGGCACCGCCGGGCGGGATGGCAGTACCCGTTCCGGTCGCTGCGCGCCGCGGGCGCCGTGCTCGCCGCGGGCAGCGACTGGCCGGTGTCGGACGCTTCTCCCATGCGGGCGGTGCACGTCGCGGTCAACCGCCGCGAGCCCGGCGACGACGACCCCTTCCTGCCCGCACAGGGGCTGGACCTGGTCGACGCGCTGGCCGCCTACACCGCGGGAAGCGCGTGGGTGAACCACGTCGAGCACGAGGTCGGCACGATCGAGCTCGGCAAGGCGGCGGATCTGGTGGTGCTCGAGGACGACCCGTTCTCCCTGCCCGCCGACGAGATCGGGCTGTGCGGCGTCGACATGACCGTTGTGGACGGTCGCATCGTCTGA